The Methanocella arvoryzae MRE50 genome includes a region encoding these proteins:
- a CDS encoding amylo-alpha-1,6-glucosidase — protein MDETAEKVLNSEAISGGIYIAVTNIEERGRPATDPYKKHTQSNNITNELVIRQDNLTLVTRDNGEIPVADNSGYGLYYKDCRFLSGYQLKIMGVSLTPILSNDERGYQSLVVMTNPEFLDCRGRTIDKETILISRSTVIPGCVVETITVENFNPSEVTLNILAEFDADYNDIFTIRGITEPAGGKLLPARYENGEMRLACLGKDNHLRETIILFDPVPMVVAGKTCSIQLSLKPHETRVAKVQIFARDAGPGQEDVAEPVDIGRQMNKILRSYIAAVECCNNIPTSNNIFNSIVERSLADLTMMRMSQYGHTYHSAGVPWYDALFGRDSIISALQLLPYDVEPARSTLLLNARYQGRGYDDWTEEEPGKILHELRVGEMANLNMIPQQPYYGTVDATPLFLILLVEYIDWTGDIGMLKQLESNVDAAIRWIDGCGNIGGRGFTSYAVKSDLGIYNQGWKDSFDSISRSDGTLAKKPIALAEVQGYVYMAKKRLAPLFRLIDRAADARRLDREADDLKERFNRRFWMSDRNYFAQAIDADGICGVISSNPAQCLWTGILDSRYVKSFVARLFESDMFTEWGIRTLSSKERRYNPLGYHNGTIWPHDNSIIAMGLRKYGFVNELSVVFTGMYEAARLFTNYRLPECFGGFPRSKYSLPVKYPVACSPQAWSSGAIPHMLTACLGLVPDALNNRLTLSKPHLPPWLDKVQFNNIRVGDTLTSLDFRRIEDKTMVNVTRKEGDLNVLIEY, from the coding sequence GTGGACGAAACGGCTGAAAAGGTCTTGAACAGCGAGGCGATATCAGGAGGTATCTATATCGCAGTGACCAATATAGAGGAAAGGGGCCGGCCAGCTACAGATCCGTATAAGAAGCATACGCAGTCCAATAACATTACTAACGAACTGGTCATCCGGCAGGATAACCTTACCCTGGTCACGCGGGATAACGGCGAAATACCAGTAGCCGATAACTCCGGCTATGGGCTATATTATAAAGACTGCCGGTTCCTGAGCGGATACCAGCTGAAGATCATGGGCGTGTCGCTTACTCCTATTCTGTCAAACGACGAACGGGGCTATCAGTCCCTTGTTGTCATGACGAACCCCGAGTTCCTCGATTGCAGGGGAAGGACGATCGACAAAGAGACTATCCTCATCAGCCGAAGTACTGTCATTCCTGGCTGTGTTGTCGAGACCATCACCGTGGAGAACTTCAATCCCTCGGAGGTTACGCTGAACATACTCGCGGAGTTCGACGCAGACTATAACGATATCTTCACTATCCGGGGCATCACAGAACCGGCAGGGGGAAAGCTGTTGCCAGCCAGGTACGAAAACGGAGAGATGCGTTTAGCCTGCCTCGGTAAAGATAATCACCTCCGGGAGACGATCATCCTCTTCGACCCCGTTCCCATGGTTGTAGCCGGTAAGACTTGTTCTATACAGCTGAGCCTGAAACCGCACGAAACCCGGGTAGCCAAAGTGCAGATTTTCGCCAGAGATGCAGGCCCCGGTCAGGAGGATGTGGCAGAGCCCGTAGACATCGGCCGGCAGATGAATAAGATCCTGCGATCCTACATTGCTGCCGTAGAATGCTGTAATAACATACCAACCAGTAATAACATCTTTAACAGCATCGTGGAACGTTCTCTCGCAGACCTCACCATGATGCGCATGAGCCAGTATGGCCATACCTATCATTCAGCCGGGGTACCCTGGTACGATGCACTGTTCGGCCGGGACAGCATCATTTCCGCGCTCCAGCTGCTACCGTATGACGTGGAACCCGCCCGGAGCACGCTGCTGTTGAACGCGAGGTACCAGGGCCGGGGATACGATGACTGGACCGAAGAAGAGCCCGGAAAAATCCTTCACGAGCTCCGGGTCGGGGAGATGGCTAACCTTAACATGATTCCCCAGCAGCCGTACTATGGAACTGTCGACGCAACCCCGCTGTTCTTGATACTGCTGGTGGAGTACATTGACTGGACCGGCGATATCGGGATGCTGAAGCAGCTGGAATCAAATGTCGATGCCGCCATCCGCTGGATAGACGGCTGCGGGAACATCGGCGGAAGAGGTTTTACCTCCTACGCTGTCAAATCCGATCTCGGCATTTACAACCAGGGCTGGAAAGATTCCTTCGACTCGATCAGCCGATCCGACGGCACCCTGGCAAAAAAGCCGATAGCGCTGGCGGAAGTACAGGGCTATGTGTACATGGCTAAAAAGCGGCTGGCACCTCTGTTCAGGCTGATCGACAGGGCAGCCGACGCCCGCCGGCTGGATCGTGAGGCGGATGATCTGAAAGAGAGATTCAACCGCAGGTTCTGGATGAGCGACCGCAATTATTTCGCGCAGGCCATAGATGCAGACGGCATCTGCGGCGTGATCTCTTCTAACCCGGCGCAATGCTTGTGGACGGGAATACTGGACAGCAGGTACGTGAAGTCCTTCGTGGCCAGGCTTTTCGAGAGCGACATGTTCACCGAATGGGGCATCAGAACGCTATCCTCCAAAGAGCGGCGGTACAATCCTCTCGGCTATCACAACGGCACCATCTGGCCTCACGATAACTCCATCATCGCTATGGGCCTGAGAAAATACGGCTTCGTCAACGAGCTCTCCGTAGTCTTCACAGGCATGTACGAAGCGGCCCGGCTATTCACGAACTACCGGCTGCCGGAGTGCTTCGGCGGCTTTCCCCGGTCAAAATACAGCCTGCCTGTCAAGTACCCGGTCGCATGCAGCCCTCAGGCATGGTCTTCGGGTGCCATACCACACATGTTGACCGCATGTCTGGGACTGGTTCCTGACGCGCTGAATAACCGGCTGACGCTGAGCAAACCTCACCTGCCTCCGTGGCTGGATAAGGTACAGTTCAATAACATCAGAGTAGGGGATACGCTGACCAGCCTGGATTTCAGGCGGATTGAAGATAAGACCATGGTCAACGTGACGAGAAAAGAAGGTGACCTTAACGTATTGATAGAATATTAG
- a CDS encoding Rieske (2Fe-2S) protein has protein sequence MSSHPSWTYLMDEIQLPEDTMTVAFPFGIPVLLVKKQGTVYALSNKCAHMGCTLSRGTLWGYTIQCPCHEWSFDIRTGTFITAGQIRIPVYETKVENNKIYVKI, from the coding sequence ATCTCCTCTCACCCTTCGTGGACCTATCTGATGGACGAAATACAGCTGCCTGAAGATACTATGACGGTAGCCTTTCCTTTCGGCATACCTGTGCTGCTGGTGAAAAAACAGGGCACTGTATACGCATTATCCAATAAGTGCGCTCACATGGGCTGTACGCTGTCCCGGGGCACGCTGTGGGGGTATACAATACAATGCCCGTGTCACGAGTGGTCTTTCGACATACGGACAGGGACCTTCATCACCGCAGGCCAGATCAGGATACCTGTTTACGAGACAAAGGTCGAGAACAACAAGATCTACGTGAAGATATAG
- a CDS encoding HRDC domain-containing protein: MMNDTQFKVLLNMKDILMRMGINVPMSEIEADLKMIADCDEHGISPAMYSLITRYLEKYGSDRYENLDERKDVTGTLSAIRSCISAGCFCLGEGLASIEYTGRTTKARKGEYIILIKPDNSLIVHGPSGVNPVCYMSRASDIKPYDCQGKIGLMASGRDERLSIVFDKMISFQGLFTPLPEKREIPGPELTEEEKRLEVSLKSLRKTLAQESEIKYLPAIYDNRILLELVRQKPVSIEELGRIKGFGRKRIEKYGQRVIDTIAEFKACACP, translated from the coding sequence ATGATGAATGATACGCAGTTTAAAGTGCTGCTTAACATGAAAGACATCCTGATGCGGATGGGCATCAACGTCCCGATGAGCGAGATTGAAGCCGACCTGAAAATGATCGCCGACTGTGACGAGCATGGCATTAGTCCTGCAATGTACAGCCTGATCACCCGGTACCTGGAGAAATACGGCAGCGACAGGTACGAGAACCTGGACGAGAGAAAAGACGTTACCGGAACTTTGAGTGCCATAAGATCTTGCATATCTGCAGGCTGTTTCTGCCTCGGGGAAGGTCTGGCCAGCATCGAATACACAGGAAGGACGACCAAAGCAAGGAAAGGAGAATATATTATTCTCATCAAGCCGGATAACAGCCTGATCGTTCATGGCCCGTCCGGGGTCAACCCTGTCTGCTATATGAGTCGTGCCAGCGATATAAAGCCATACGACTGCCAGGGGAAAATCGGCCTGATGGCCTCTGGCAGAGATGAGAGACTCTCGATTGTCTTCGACAAGATGATCTCTTTCCAGGGCCTGTTTACACCGCTGCCAGAAAAGCGGGAAATACCGGGCCCGGAACTCACTGAAGAAGAGAAGCGGCTGGAAGTGTCGCTGAAGTCCCTGAGAAAAACGCTGGCCCAGGAAAGCGAAATTAAGTATCTGCCGGCGATCTACGATAACCGGATACTTCTGGAGCTTGTCCGCCAGAAGCCGGTATCAATAGAAGAGCTCGGCAGGATCAAAGGGTTCGGCAGGAAAAGAATAGAAAAGTATGGCCAGAGGGTGATCGATACCATAGCCGAATTCAAGGCTTGCGCTTGCCCTTGA
- a CDS encoding glutaredoxin family protein yields MVKISMYTLSTCPFCRKTKKYFRDRGIQFDYIDYDTADEKEQERIAADMMKHTDHIAFPFVRIGDTVVIGFNPDRYELLLKSEKSPATAS; encoded by the coding sequence ATGGTCAAAATCTCTATGTATACCTTGAGCACCTGCCCTTTCTGCCGTAAGACAAAGAAATATTTCCGGGACAGGGGCATACAGTTCGATTATATCGACTACGACACTGCCGACGAAAAAGAGCAGGAGCGGATAGCCGCTGACATGATGAAACATACCGATCATATAGCGTTCCCGTTCGTCCGCATAGGCGATACGGTCGTCATAGGGTTCAACCCTGACCGGTACGAGCTGCTACTTAAGTCGGAAAAGAGTCCGGCGACAGCCTCATAG
- a CDS encoding PAS domain-containing protein, whose amino-acid sequence MIAEISGAMCVVDLEGRVIWASHEFDRWFSRDGKRAIGKTIDSLVPGLYKECPKSVVISHVDYNGLKHFLEARCETTYDDEGKEISSLISFKDVTLLQLLLNISVLTMSTSTPVALLDQAIGAISDTFGYKTIAAMLYKDGFLELAVSRGYSPRLQNLFTRQKVSPEERGLAGRSAYTLKVITKEIKEGTVSPKLLEESRRLDIRWATTIPLTDRDGLLGVLAFSTSTPPATDEIDLLKTVCNQITVSLRKILFEEALVKARNELELYVDLMCHDITNAIQISLGYLELVESDASTTNYGYVSCSMNALHKINRLIGTVRTLRSAPGMMLKDVNLKDAVKSAVTVIKCSRSAEEKGVSIDIDNVSDLTVRANNLLKDVIYNLIDATVRRVRYRGSIWIRTEQKNHDCRLIIEDSGPGMIEMPGTRPHAEVPAVSLHETPSISMYFVFSVVKNYGGTVEIESRVQGELEQGNRVIISLKCA is encoded by the coding sequence ATGATTGCGGAAATAAGCGGCGCTATGTGTGTAGTAGACCTCGAGGGCCGCGTGATATGGGCCAGCCACGAGTTCGACAGGTGGTTTTCCCGGGACGGCAAAAGGGCTATAGGCAAGACGATCGACTCCCTGGTTCCCGGCCTCTACAAAGAATGTCCCAAGAGCGTCGTCATTTCACACGTCGACTATAACGGGCTCAAGCACTTCCTTGAAGCCCGGTGCGAGACGACGTACGACGACGAAGGCAAAGAGATCAGCAGCCTGATCTCTTTCAAAGACGTCACGCTGCTCCAGCTGCTGCTCAACATTTCCGTTCTGACTATGTCTACCTCGACACCTGTAGCGCTGCTCGATCAGGCTATAGGGGCCATCAGCGATACCTTCGGCTACAAAACAATCGCAGCCATGCTCTATAAAGACGGCTTTCTCGAGCTGGCAGTCAGCAGAGGCTATAGTCCCCGTTTACAAAACCTGTTTACCAGGCAAAAGGTATCTCCTGAGGAGCGGGGCTTAGCCGGACGTAGTGCGTATACGCTAAAAGTGATCACCAAAGAGATCAAAGAAGGCACAGTATCCCCTAAGCTGCTGGAGGAGTCCCGCAGGCTCGACATCCGATGGGCGACGACCATACCTTTGACTGATCGCGATGGCCTGCTCGGGGTTCTGGCGTTCTCCACCTCAACTCCTCCTGCTACGGACGAGATCGACCTGCTGAAAACTGTCTGCAACCAGATTACTGTCAGCCTCAGAAAAATTTTATTCGAGGAAGCGCTGGTCAAAGCCCGTAACGAACTCGAACTATACGTCGACCTGATGTGTCACGACATAACGAACGCTATCCAGATTTCGCTGGGATACCTGGAACTGGTCGAAAGCGATGCAAGCACGACGAACTATGGTTATGTAAGCTGTTCTATGAACGCGCTACATAAGATAAACCGACTGATCGGTACAGTAAGGACGCTGCGTAGCGCTCCCGGCATGATGCTCAAGGACGTCAACCTGAAAGACGCAGTCAAAAGCGCTGTAACCGTCATAAAATGTAGTCGCTCTGCTGAAGAAAAAGGGGTGTCTATTGACATCGATAATGTGTCCGATCTTACGGTCAGGGCAAACAACCTGCTCAAAGATGTCATATATAACCTGATCGATGCGACAGTAAGGCGCGTCCGGTATCGTGGCTCGATCTGGATCAGGACCGAGCAAAAAAACCACGATTGCAGGCTCATCATAGAAGACAGCGGCCCTGGCATGATCGAGATGCCCGGAACGAGGCCTCATGCGGAGGTACCTGCAGTCAGCCTGCACGAGACCCCCAGCATCAGTATGTATTTCGTATTCAGCGTCGTCAAAAATTATGGTGGCACAGTCGAGATCGAAAGCAGGGTGCAGGGCGAGCTTGAGCAGGGTAATCGAGTTATCATTAGCCTGAAGTGTGCGTAG
- a CDS encoding ferredoxin-thioredoxin reductase catalytic domain-containing protein, with translation MGLDVEARKKALRFQFQPIVDQLGYKFTPDEETVDFCLEQEVRLEQKYGIPYCPCQGLTNDHKENMRIVCPCIPYHKEHFDYMKMCWCGLYVLKEVTDPEPLRQIPYDEFLKKTGRG, from the coding sequence ATGGGCTTGGACGTCGAGGCCAGAAAAAAAGCCCTTCGCTTTCAGTTCCAGCCGATCGTCGATCAGCTTGGGTACAAATTCACCCCTGACGAGGAGACGGTCGACTTTTGTCTCGAGCAGGAAGTGCGGCTGGAGCAAAAGTATGGCATACCTTACTGTCCCTGCCAGGGGCTTACTAACGATCATAAGGAAAACATGAGAATTGTCTGTCCATGCATTCCCTATCACAAAGAGCACTTCGACTACATGAAAATGTGCTGGTGTGGCCTGTACGTCCTGAAGGAAGTCACAGATCCTGAGCCGCTCAGACAGATTCCCTACGACGAGTTCCTGAA
- a CDS encoding M48 family metalloprotease, which translates to MSIDWGFTIRKFIVYGTLFALFALAILIMAALGVEPWLIAILSGGFLFVQYFFSDKLVLWSTGAKIVSESEAPRLHMMIESLCTRMNLPKPRIAIVSNDMPNAFATGRSPKKSVVAVTTGILGRLNERELEAVLAHELSHVKHRDMFVVTFASFIVSVLSWVVYIALSMVMRGEDRDNFAATMAAWMVSMVFSNTIGLIIINTVSRYREYGADEGAAYATGSPDNLISALKKISGARYSGDDARGLEAAKALCISSTSGSALMELFSTHPPMEKRIARLEQIRTKMRGY; encoded by the coding sequence ATGTCTATAGACTGGGGATTTACCATCCGAAAGTTCATCGTGTACGGCACGTTGTTTGCACTGTTCGCTCTGGCTATCCTGATAATGGCCGCGCTCGGTGTGGAGCCATGGCTTATAGCAATCCTGTCAGGCGGCTTCCTGTTTGTCCAGTACTTCTTCTCGGACAAGCTCGTCCTCTGGTCCACAGGGGCGAAAATCGTCAGCGAATCGGAAGCGCCGAGGCTGCACATGATGATTGAAAGCCTGTGTACCCGGATGAACCTCCCGAAACCGAGGATCGCCATCGTATCCAACGATATGCCCAACGCTTTCGCGACCGGCAGAAGCCCTAAAAAGTCTGTAGTCGCAGTCACGACTGGCATCCTGGGCCGCCTGAACGAGCGGGAGCTGGAAGCCGTGTTAGCCCACGAGCTGTCCCACGTCAAGCACAGGGACATGTTTGTGGTCACCTTCGCCAGCTTCATCGTATCCGTCCTGAGCTGGGTCGTATACATCGCTCTCTCCATGGTTATGCGGGGCGAAGACCGGGACAACTTTGCAGCCACCATGGCCGCCTGGATGGTCTCCATGGTCTTCTCCAACACGATCGGCCTCATCATTATCAACACCGTATCCCGGTACAGGGAGTACGGGGCAGACGAGGGCGCCGCTTACGCTACCGGAAGCCCGGACAACCTGATTAGCGCTCTGAAAAAGATCTCCGGGGCGAGATACTCCGGCGACGACGCCAGAGGCCTCGAGGCTGCCAAAGCCCTGTGCATCTCGTCGACTTCGGGCTCTGCGCTGATGGAGCTCTTCTCCACTCACCCGCCGATGGAAAAGCGGATTGCCAGGCTGGAGCAGATCAGGACAAAAATGCGCGGGTATTAA
- a CDS encoding NADPH-dependent FMN reductase, with the protein MATNIRIFGFAGSLRKGSYNKALLRCALEQVPAGAELEIFDLGEIPPYNQDLDDRMPDVVRTFKSKIRAADAILIATPEYNYSMSGVLKNAIDWASRPIGDNSFDDKPVAIMSASIGMIAGARAQYHLRQTCVYINMHPLNQPEVMVPFVEDKIDHNGHVTDEKTRRKIKELLESLIVWTKRLKRS; encoded by the coding sequence ATGGCAACAAATATCCGGATATTTGGCTTTGCAGGCAGCTTAAGAAAAGGCTCTTATAATAAGGCGCTACTCAGATGTGCCCTTGAACAGGTGCCTGCCGGGGCAGAGCTTGAAATCTTCGATCTCGGGGAGATACCTCCCTATAACCAGGATCTGGACGACCGGATGCCTGACGTAGTCAGGACGTTCAAATCGAAGATCAGGGCTGCAGACGCAATTTTGATCGCCACTCCGGAATATAACTATTCAATGTCCGGCGTTCTAAAAAACGCCATCGACTGGGCTTCCCGCCCTATCGGAGACAATTCTTTCGACGATAAGCCGGTCGCAATCATGAGCGCTTCTATAGGCATGATCGCGGGCGCGAGAGCCCAGTATCACCTGCGGCAGACCTGTGTATATATCAACATGCACCCTTTGAACCAGCCTGAAGTCATGGTGCCATTCGTGGAAGATAAGATTGATCATAACGGCCATGTAACCGATGAAAAGACGCGGCGGAAGATAAAAGAGCTGCTCGAGAGCCTTATCGTGTGGACGAAACGGCTGAAAAGGTCTTGA